Proteins encoded together in one Porites lutea chromosome 2, jaPorLute2.1, whole genome shotgun sequence window:
- the LOC140925790 gene encoding uncharacterized protein — MEENGEAAAAIQEKQVAGPAVQAIRVVTETRNLHTQPFAIPDEMNAVGKAWQEWLEGIEREFRFFKISEAVDKKDAMIIYGGNQIARLEKSLPDPETGDVYTKLRTKLNGHFTPKKNKHDAHYLFLKMRLHVGETISAYAARLREKAKECEFGDTFDERILEHIIQTIDNKKLIERAISKTWDLTRFLTEASQTEDIVRQIQDMGTEQVDRAGRVQSVPAISGPQHQMKPWKCGLCGLIGVHVKGKDFPAFGKKCNKCHKWNHFAVVCKSQSSRFRKQKPGKGKVKRRIKKKTEAGESTSSDDEFFGQAAEHLSQAKKVKQIGGVGTTSRCVKVKLNDVDVQMEADSGADVNIMDEQGICT; from the coding sequence ATGGAGGAAAATGGTGAAGCAGCGGCGGCGATCCAAGAAAAACAGGTTGCTGGACCGGCAGTTCAAGCAATTCGAGTTGTAACAGAGACGAGAAACCTCCACACACAGCCGTTTGCAATCCCAGATGAAATGAACGCCGTGGGGAAAGCTTGGCAGGAATGGCTGGAAGGTATTGAAAGGGAATTCAGATTCTTTAAGATTTCAGAGGCCGTGGACAAGAAGGATGCGATGATTATTTACGGAGGAAATCAGATAGCCCGCTTGGAAAAGAGTTTACCTGATCCAGAGACAGGCGACGTGTACACAAAACTGCGTACGAAGTTGAATGGCCATTTTACCCCGAAGAAGAATAAACATGACGCCCACTATTTATTCTTGAAGATGAGGCTACACGTGGGCGAGACTATAAGTGCGTATGCCGCAAGATTGagagaaaaagcaaaagagTGCGAATTTGGAGATACATTTGACGAAAGAATCCTCGAACATATTATTCAGACCATTGATAACAAGAAATTAATCGAGAGGGCCATTAGCAAGACATGGGACCTCACAAGATTCCTTACCGAAGCAAGCCAGACCGAAGATATTGTGCGCCAAATACAAGATATGGGGACGGAACAGGTTGACCGTGCTGGTCGCGTGCAGTCCGTACCGGCCATAAGTGGACCTCAACATCAGATGAAACCGTGGAAATGTGGTTTGTGTGGATTAATCGGTGTGCATGTGAAAGGAAAAGATTTCCCCGCATTTGGAAAGAAGTGtaataaatgtcacaaatggAATCACTTCGCAGTTGTGTGTAAATCCCAGAGTAGCAGATTTAGAAAACAGAAACCAGGCAAAGGTAAAgtcaaaagaagaataaagaagaaaacagAAGCGGGAGAATCCACAAGTTCTGATGATGAATTCTTTGGACAAGCAGCAGAGCACTTATCGCAAGCGAAAAAAGTTAAACAGATCGGAGGAGTGGGTACTACCAGCAGGTGTGTTAAAGTGAAATTGAATGATGTGGATGTGCAGATGGAAGCGGATAGTGGTGCAGATGTTAACATTATGGATGAGCAAGGCATTTGTACATAG